GGGTTACTGGGCACAGAGGAAGATGTATGGCAGGGCAGTGAGTGACATGCTTGGTGTTGGGGCTGCTGCAACATGAGGCCTCACGACCCCCCTGCCTGTTGACTCTACCCTTTGATCCTAACCCTCCAAGCCAGTGTCGGGTCCCAGGGGCTCCCCTATGATGGAAACCTCACAGGAGGTATCATCCAAGAGCTCCCCTTCAGGGAGACCAAAGTGCAGGAGCAGGAAGAGTTCACAGGCCCCTCCCAGAACCTACTCCGTGTTCCACCCCTCCCCTAGGTTGAAGTGGGGTTTACTCACACCAGTGATCTAGTCCCCTCTAAAACCTGCTGCCTGAAATCCTGGCCAGAGCCAACTTAACCTGCTCTCTGATTTTCTTCCCGCTTtgatttttctgggttttttgttttccttccttccttccaggaaTGAGACTTTCTACTACTTTCCTCTCCTCTCGCAAGTCCCTTACTTTCCCTTTTTCGGCCTCCAGCAATGCCAGCACCACCCTTCCCTCAAAGGAAAGGGGTAGGGGTGAGGACCCTGTCCACCCAAACGGTCTGGCCACTTCCACCCTCCTCAGTGGGGGAAGCTGAGCCAGACAGCGCCTGCGCCTGCCTCTTCCTGTCCACTGACCCGCAGTCATCCCATCTGAGATCTATTGGATAAGAAGGCATTAAAGTCCCCGCTGTAGGTCCAGGTCCAGGCCCAGCCCTTCTCCAGTTTCCATCTCGGTGAGCATCaacccccttcctccccaggctCACTTTCTCCGGTCCTTCGGCTTCCTCTCCTGCCGCCGGGCCTGCTGGTCAGCCAAGGTGCGGGGAATGAGGAGGACGCTGCCATCCCCGGCATACTGCAGCGCATACTGACTGGGCGAGTAGGGCTGCCCGTTCTCATCCCGCAGCCGCCCAAACACTTCCTGGTACAAGCTCTGGACCTTCTGCTTCATCTGCCGCAGGGACCGGAGGAACTCCACCTTCTCCCGCAGCAGCCGGGCTTTATCGCGCTGCAGGTCCTCCACATCCCGCTCCAGGTTCAGGATGGTGTCCAGCTTGCGCTTGCGGCAGTTCTGCGCCGCCATCTTGTTCTTGCCACGGCGCCGGATGTCACGGATGAGGCTCAGCTGGGCCTCACTCAGCTGGTACTTGGACAGCAGCTCGTTGAACTCCTCCACAGGCAGGTTGATGATCTTGTCGTTGGTGAAGGGGATCTTCATGGCTCGGGCTCGATGTTCATCCCGGCTCATCTGTTTGTCCAGGAAGTCAGCCTGCTTCTCCTTGCTGCCCTTCTTGAGGGTGCTGGGTGGTGGCAGGTCAGCGGAGTCGAGGGCACTGGGTGCCATGTTGTATGTGTGGTTGTGGCCCACGTGCTCCAAATAGGGCAGGCAGGAGAGCTGAGCTGGGTCCTGGTAGCTCATGCGGCAGAACTTGGAATACTCGGGCTGGTAGCCCACAGCGCCCTCAGCCTCTTCCAGATCCAAGGTCTCAGAGTCAGAACTGTAGCCAACTGCACCTTCctcagaaaaggaggaagaggctgaggaagaagcagaggaagaagaagaggaagaagaggaggaggaggaggacgaggaggaggaagaaCTACCTTCAGAGCTGCTCAGGGAGGAAGGGCTATGGCTGGAGTCCAAGGAGAGGCCTGAGTCAGAGTCAAATTCCTCTTCGAGCTGGGAGGCCTGCACGGGGTTAAAGCCTTCTTCAATGGCCAGGTCCATCAGGCTGATCTCATCTAGCATGGCTTCATCTAACAGACCCCCGAGTGGGTCAGGCAGCTCAGGGCCTGCTGTGTCGTTGGCTGTGCCATTCAGCTGGGGTGGAAAGAAGAGCCCTGCCAGGTTGGTGGAACCAAAGGTGGAGTTGAGGCTGGTGGAATTGCTGGGGACCAGCGGGAGCAGCGTGGAGCTGCCGGCCACAGGCAGGCTCTCCACCTCAGGGCTGAAGAGTGAGAAGTCCTGGCTGCAGCCCCCCAGGGACGCCTGATGCAGGCTGACATTCTGATTGATGGGAGTGTTGGGGGCAAGGCTGTAGTTGGTGCTCAGTGGGTCTCCTGGAGGGGCATCGTACAGGATTTCACTTGTTGATGTGTTCACTTCCATGGcctgggaggggagaagagcATCACCGTTCACTTAGCGCAGACTCCATCCCCAGGTGTGGCTGGGGGCTCACGACAgcaggcacccaacataggcacAGCTGCATGGGTGTAAAGGCAAGAGACAGGAAACCACAGCCCACAGCATCAGCTCCTGGCCCCGCTTGATCCATCATGCCTGGCAGAGACGGGTTCCTCCCTGTGGACTCCACCCCAAGGCAGGACTGATCAGCTCCAGGTCATGTTTGGCCCAGACTCCCCCATcgtggaggagaggaaaaaagcaCCTAACACTGCAAAATCAGCACAGTGAAAAGTACACCCAGCCTTGGAGTAAGAAAGCCTAGCTGCACCACTTGCTGTAAGACCAGGAGCATTTCACTCAGTCTCTCTTTGAGGTTCAGTGTCCTCacgtttaaaataataaagggcTGACTAGATGATCGTGAGGGCCAAGTGAGACGACGATGGCTGTAAAGCACTACAAGAATGTCAGCTTTTATTAATGCTAAACCTAGGAAACACCCAGCCAAGTGATTATCTGCCTGAAGGGCAAGAAGGAGGCACACCTAGGAGCCAGGCCTGCTTTAGAAGCCTGAGCCCCGGGGCTTTAACCCAAACCCCAATCCTGACTCCACCACCTACTGACACATGGACAGTTACCTCTCAGTGTCCCCACTTTCCTATGGATCAGAAAGGTGTTACTCTCTCTTTTCCCAGAAGTGGAAAAGCAACTGAGTATGAAGACACCCCACACAAAGTCCGATAGGTTTGTGCCTGGTTCTGATAATCCTACCTGCATTTCCATGATGGACATGAGATCTTGCCACTGCTGTTCCAAATCAAATGGAGACTCTGTCCCCGTCAGGAGAGGAGACAAAAGATTGTTTTGAAGACCTGGGGGCTCACTCTCACTAGGCACTGCTTCTGTTATGCTGGAAATGTCTGCTGGAAACTAGGGCAAAACACAGAGAGTTTAACAGGGGAGGAGGAAAGACCACCTTCTGCTTTCCTCCCCGAGACTACCACCTGAggttctgtttcttccttcctctgaatTCACCCCCAGCAGCCAGGACAAGGCCAACACCAAAAGCCGGCCCCTCAGGCAGCCACAGAGAGACACACTGTGTGCAGGCTGCCCTGCTGACTCAGTGTGCTCTCCCTGGAGTCCTGCTCACCTCAGCATTCTCCCCAAAGGGGCAGGTGGCCTCCAGCAGCCTAAGGCACTCTTCCAGGGACAGGGCTGTCTGGTCCTCCCCACCAGGCACCTGTGGCAACAGCAACTGTTAAGTCTGACTGACCCGGGCCTTGGCTGCCTGTGGGCCGAAGCCCCTTCCCCAGCCTTTCCAAGGGGAAGCTTGAAGGAGGCCCTGCATGGTTGCAGGCCTACACTCTCCCTCCGTTCCCAGGCTGTCGGCTGGCCCTGAGTCCCAAACTCCAGGGGAGAAGAGAGTGGGGGGTTCTGACACAAGCAGAAAGCCGCTAGGTGCTCTGCCTCCCGTGTGCTGTTCGTTACCAAGGCGTGGCCCCTCCGCTGCGGCTGCTCTTCTACTCCCGCTTCCTCAGCCACCACTGTGACTTAGAAACCCCAACCCGAGATATACATTCAGGCCCATCCCACAGACACAACCTGCCTTCTCTAAAGAGAAGTTTCTAGAAGTGGGCAGAGGCAGGAGTACCTGTGCAGGGAAGCTCTCCCCAGTCTCTCCATCCACTAGCAGGTTTCGTGCCAGAGCTTCTGCACCCTCGCCTGGCCAGGTGTCCTCCTGCTCTGCTCCATCTCGCAGTTCCTTATCCACATCCTGCTCCTTCTGGCGATGACTGTAGTCAAAAATCTCACGCCCAGCCCCCAGGTCAATATCCTGTCGCCAAAGGATGTCAATCAGATCTATGTCCTGAAAGACAAGAGCACCTTGACTTTAGCTCTGGGGTCCAGGGGCccctccctgtcctgcccctcagAGGTTCCTCCTAGCATCACCCCAACTACTCCCGGGTGGGGCCCCTCCCAATCTACACCTGCCAGACTCTACAGACTCTACCCCCTGTCCCCTCCGTACCAGCACAGCTTCATTCATCCATTTCCAGACACcagcctccaaaaaaaaaaaaaaaaaaaaaaaagagctagcgAAAACCACTAGCACAACCATCACCATACCGGTCTGCGGGCTTAGGATCTGGACCAGAGGCACAGCCAGGCCAAAAGGCAGGGCCATCTTACCACTACTTaagaaggaagggggaagcaGGAGACACTTCTCATTTCGGGAATGGGAATCCCTTAAAACTTGGTTTGTAGAAAGCCGGCCATGGCAAGCAAGAGTCAACTGTCAAGCAAAATTGCTTCGCAGTGGCCAGCCTTGCATCAGCCTGTGGTGCCATTTCATTTGCATAAAGGGGTGGGGTGGACTGGAGAGGAAAATCCCTGCATTTGCAACCACCTGATGCAACCAATGACAACGACAGGCTATCCAGCCCTTCCTACAGCCGTTCCCCCTTCCCTGGATGAGGCAGGAGTACGGCTGAACACCCACAATTCTCAGTCCAGGCTCACCTCAAGATCCATCCCTACCAGAATAGAATGCCCACTTTCAGCTGATCCTAGCAAGCTGCCTCAATCCCCGGAGAGCCTCAGGCAGTCAGATGATCCTCACTGgacaccccacccctgccaaggCCAGCCCCACGGTGTCCCCACAAACCAGTGCTCTCACTCCCTTACCACACCCCAGGACTCACTGACTCCCATCAGTCAACCCACTCAAGGACATAGCCCCCATCACTGCCCAGCCACAACTGCCACCTCGGGCACCAAAACGCCTCCCTCTCACTCTACGCTGGCGGCTCCCGATTAGTTCCTGCTCCAACTGCCACCCCCACTGCCACCAGCGTACAACCCCAATAAATATGAGACGTTCGGGTTTCCTATACATGCCGCCCCCTGCTGTTGAAGAAACCCTAAACTGTTGCCTTCCAGTCAGAGATTAAAAGACAGACACTTTCCAGAAAGCAGTATCCTTAGCTTAGACCCACCTCCCTAGCTCTGACCAGGTATCCCTCTCCCACAGTAAGCCTCCCTGATCCTAAGACCTCCCAGGTGCACCTCTCCCTGCAGTCTCCCCACATATACCAACCTGAACAGAAGCCCTGGACCCAGGAGCAGAGGGGGGCTGGGCCACCCGGTGACCAGCCACCAAAGAGTTAAGGGGCCGGCTCCCTTTGGCATGGCCCCTACCACTGTGAGAGCTGCGGTCCAGGCGGGTCATGGTCTGCGAGATGAGCCCCAGGGCAGCTGGTGCTGGGCAGCCGGACAGGGGGCTCCAAGGAGCTCTTGGCTCGCAGGGAGCACACCAGGCTGGAAGGGTGGCCCCTTGCTAGCTCCGAGGGGCTCAAGGAGGGTGCCCCGCCCGTGCTGCTGCCTGggcggcccagcccagcccccttcctccatcctggAGCAGCCCCCTCCCACCTCACAACCCCAGTTCCACTCAGGCGCCCGGCAGCCCCCACCCTGAGCTCACCGCAGAGGCTGCAGTGAGATGGGACTCCCACCCCATGCTCCGTGCTCAAGCTGCAGAGGAAAGCAAGCTCCCTCCTTGGCCTATCCTCccgctcctccctctctccccctccccacgccccccaAACTTGTTACCTAGGCTGCAGCAAGGAGccaatcccctccccctcccaccccgcagGTCACTGCTGAGGCTGCAGAGAGCCAATCCCCTCCCCCAGGTCAGCAGCTGGGCTGCGGAAAGAGCCAATCCCCTCCCACTGTCGTTACCTAGGCTGCGACGAGAGCCAATCTCCTCCCCCAAGTCTCCGCTGGAGATGCGGAAGGAGCCAATCCCCTCCCACCGCCTGTTACCTAGCTGCAGCCGGGAGCCAATCTCTGCACCAGGGCAGCTGGAGAAGCTGCCGCAAGGAACCAGCCCATCCCCAGGCCGCCTCCGTCTCCTCAAGGAGACGCACCCAGGGGCGGGCAGCCCCACCCAGCCCAGTCAGCCAGCCGGGGTGGCGCAGTGAGAGAGCCCTGGGGGGAAGGGGTGCCACTCTCCCTCCTGTCGCATCCTGCTTACCCAGCCCACTCAGGACTGGAACTCAGGACTGGGCAGACACTCCTCCCACAGCTTCTCCGGGAATCTAAGTTCTTCCCTGGAAGCGTAAGGAGTTTTCCCGTTCCTCAGGAGGGCTGTGGCCAGTCGTCCTCAAGCCCAAGGCTCAAAGCTAGGCTGGGCAGGAACCCAGTGCACCCAGATCCACTGGGAACCAGGGGCTTTGTCACCCTACAACAAGCCAGACAAGAGGAAGGGGGAAAGCCATCTGCACATATGCAGGGATGTCACAGTGCTGGCCAGGCCTAGCCCCAGGCAAGAGGAGGGAGACAGGAGCCTGAAAGCCAGCACTGAAGGAGACAGGTGCTCCGCAACGTCCTGGACACAAACAtgtcccccccccgccccccgctttcTCTTTACCCCAGGCTTTGTTCAAGAGCAATCTCGGCCTGAGCCCCGGCTTACATCTCTAAAGCAGGAAGAATGCCCCTGACAGAATCAGGGTCACAATTCTGGCTCCCATCCTCACTGCTGCTCCCCTTGAGCCTAAGGTCAGGTCAGGGACAGTATGTTCTCCTTGGCTGCAGAGTGCTCCTCCTCGCCTGCAGAGAGCTGTACACAGGCCACCCCCCGCTCTGGGCAGAGTGCCAACCTCGAGGGGAATCCTATCCCTGACAAGGGCCTGGGCTATAGCTGTCCATCGAATAGGCCTGGCAGCAGGGGAGTGCTGCCACCCCAGGGATAATACCAGCTCCAGCAGTGCCTGTCACATGCTCTGGACCTGGGTATTTTTATCCCTGAGTTGCTGAGGAAATAATGTTCTAGACACACAATaatcctcccttcccccataCCCAGCCTGGGCCCCTAATGCTAACCCACCCCCAATCTCCAGAGGGAGCAGTGAAGGCCTGGGGTCAGGGAAAGCACAAACTTCATGAAGATCAAGAAATGGAGGCAACCAGGGTCAaagtcccatcccatcccatcccaccccaaCCCATCCAATTACATTGAAAACATCCCATTCCACCCCATCCCAGGAGAGGTCCCTGCAGGAAGAGGAATGAAGCTATGCCTGGTGGGTTACCAGCAGCAGGGTTCCCAAGCCCAATTACATCCACCCCTTGAGGAGCTACCGTGGGTGGGATGATGGAAAAGGAGGCTGGGAGGCATACTTCTTCAGACCACTGTGCCAAGACTGGAGCCCAGTTGACGGGAAATAACAGAGGCAGCAGAAGAGAGGTGGCACTGTAAGAATCTCAGAAAAGAGGCACTGCAAGGCAAGGAGTGCTCATGACTCCCATACTCGGGTAATTCTTGTCTCTCTCAAAAGTAGAGCCAATATGAGCCAGCTAAGCACAGAGCAACcctggcactactgacatttggggccagatcaaTCTGTTATTTAGGGGCTGGCTGTCCTATGCTTTTTAGGAAGTTCAGCAGCATCCCATGCATCTctccactagatgccaatagcacctTCTCAAGTTCTAACAACCAAAACTGTCTCTGGACACTGCCACATGTTCCCTGATGGACAAAATCATCCCCAGTTGAGGACCACTGGCCCAGAGGAAGCCACATGATTTGACAGTCACTAACATTCAGAGAACCGAGCTCAGGAACAGGCTTCAACGCGGGATGGGAGGCAAAACCTGGTCTGACTGGTAGGCAGAAAGAGCCAAGTTCTACAGCATCTGTAAAACTTTTAACATACCTCCACACCCCCTCTTCCCAAACAATCCCCCCATGCACCCTCGCCTCAAGACTCAGCTCTGGAAAACCCAGCCCAGTGCAATccagcctcctccttccctaaCGGCCAGCAACTGAACTGGACCTTTTTCCAAGCTCCTTAAGACTGAGTGGCAAGACAGGTCCAAACGCAGAGCTCAAAGCAGTCTTATCacattggtgggggaggggcagcagaaACCATTTAACATGGTTAGAGGCGACTGCATCACCTTCTGCCCAGAGCAGTGTGTCAGCCACTCCTCAGTTCAGACCTCTGACAGCTCAAAGCAAGCTGCCTTCAGCAGCAGAATGCGGTTTCTCTTCTAGTTCCCATCCCTCCCATCCCTACTCGCTGCAGTGGGCCTTTAGCAAAGAATGGGAGCCTTGGCCCTCTCCTGGCCAAGAATAACTATCTAAATCTACCCCTTGGCTCAGACCCAGGAGAGGCGACTTATCAGGACCTTACCACCACAACAGGCCTGACCACAAAGGAGGAGAACTTCAGGATACGTATGTGTGTTTTGATGTGGGGGGAGGTACAAGGCAACAGTCCACAAAATATTTGTGTCTTAGCAACAAACATACACCGCATCAAAGCCCATCACAACAtgactccctcccccaccccgggccTCCAGGAGTCATGTTGAAATCCAAGCAGTAAACACACAGGCATGTTCTAAGGACCTCCCACTGCCCTGACAGTTCATTTAGAGGTGGGTCAATGGTTCAACACAAGGAAATGCTCCCAACCCCCAATCCTAGTCAGACAATCTAGCCCACTCCGATCCCAGAACAATGCCTGAGACCCCCTGGAACCTCTCTGGTTCTTTACAGGGCTTACTACTATTACTACATTCCTTCAGGACcagcccacccccccaaccccagacccttcccaccctcccctccacgTCGCCACTAACCTCTTTGGTTAAGTCTCCACTGACTGGAGGGGCTACAGCCCCCAAATCCTCCAAATCTTCACTGAATCCCTGCTCCGTTTCGCTTTCTCGCACCCCGTTGTCTGGGCCTGTCACATCCTGGAGACCACTGGAACTCTCGAGGGCGAGGCCTGAGCTGGGCTGGCTGCCAGAGACAGACCCCTCCGGATCCCGGTGGACCAGCCAGGCGTTAACCTCAGTGGTTGGCACCTGGAACCTGTCCAGGGCCCTCACCTGACTGAGGAGCCGCCGGGCAGTGAAGTAATTGTCCAGGTCTATGCTCTTGGGGTGGATACCGTAGCCATCCAAGGTATTCCTCAGGTTGTGGAACTGGGTCTGAGTATAGGCAGAACTGGGCCCCAGGATGATCTCCCGGAGCGGGGGGAGCTGCGAGGTCAGGTAAGTATCCACGTCCACCCGCACCCCGATCAAACTCAGCAGAATGGTGAACTGGAGGAGTCCTTCCGTTAAGTATTTCTTCAGAGAAAGCATTGCTGAAGGACCAGAATGTTTatgctttttggtttttaaatcttCCAAAAGACAAATCAAGGCCACTGCTCTGCTGCTCCAGCCAGCAAGTTACCCTCCTCAGTGCCAAACCCTGTACCCCACCCTGGCAGAACACAGGGGCTGAGCTTCTTGATGGCCTCAGAGGAAAGCACACCCCTTGGAGCCAAGGCCACACTCCAGACCACATTCACTTTTCCCTTCTTGACACCTCACCTCCGAAAGTACAACTGTTTCCTAACCCAGTCCAGGCCCTCAGGGCCCACGTGACTTACTGTCTCCACAGTCCACATACAGTCACTTCCTCACTCACATTAGTTGTCCTCTCTGTAAATTTCACTGCAGGTTGTTCTCGGGAACAGCTGatggatattttttttccttctctctcctaagGTTTATTTCCTTTGGCTGGAGCTACAGGCCTTTTGTCTTGGGTCAGAGTGTCCCGCCTCCTCCACACTTACCAGGGGGGTTTCCAGAGAAACCTGAAATGGGAATCACAAAAGCAACAGGATAAGATTCCAAAATTTTCATGCCATGACCAAGGCAGAGGTAGGAAACACATTAAAAggccacttttattttttatttaaaaataaatcagttattatactccaagaaaaacaaaacatgaaaaccTGTTACAGACAGAACAACTATGAGAGGAAGGTATTGCTCACAAGGGATCTCAGTTTCTGGATATCAATTCTGCAGTACCCTAAAAGGTAGCTCATTTTGGATAAGCAGATAATGCCCAGGGCATCCAAAATATTTTACACCTTGTCTGATTTAccaaccctccccccaccccatacacACTACCCAGCTTCTATTTTTAGCGTGAGAAGTCCATTTCCTATCTTAAAAGAAAGTTTGTTTCTCATCTCTCAGGAGAAAACTGCCTACAATTCTTGTGCCTTCAAGTTCtaaaagggagggagagattaTTAATGGGTGAGAGAGTAAAAGGACAAGAGAACAACCACATCATAGAAAAGAATAACGCCTTTTGTTTTCCCAACTTTAAAATCTGATTTCCCTTTCCTATCActctcacattttttaaaaaatgggggtACTGACGAGATGGGGGGCCCTGAGGCAGGATTATTCGGTCCAGAATTTGAATAGgcaggttttattttcattcacgTGACCTTCTGATCCAAAGCAGAAGGATATGGCCAAGTCTTCAACCCAGATAGCCAAGTGGGGAGGGAGTAAAGCTGCCTTTCACTTTCTAGTCTCTACTTCTGAGCTTCCATTAACCTCATAAACCACGACATAGCTCTCTCCTGTTCACTGCTGTGACCCATCTACGAACTTCATCCTAACGGGAAAgagggatacacacacacacacacacacacacacacacacacacacacacgcccttaTCTGGTTGGAGTAAACATAACTGCGACCCAGAATTCCTGCTTACACTACCCTCCAGTTCTCACGCAATTTACTACTAAAGACCTCCCAAGAGCCAATTAAGTTCGAGAAACCGTTAAAGATCGAGTAAGGCCAGGCCTGAGCCCGGTCCCACCCTGCCCCGGATACCCGAGTCCGGCTGGGACCAAGTCGCCATGCCGCTCCTGGCGCCTCGACTTCTAGCCTTCTGGGCAGCAGCGAACAAGTGCTACTTTCCTGGCCTTGACCCACCCTGACGGCCAAACCCCACCCCGCCCTCCGCCCTTATGGCCCCACCCCGCTCCCAAGCCCGGGCCTAACACCACGCCTTCTCAGGCCCTCAGCCCTCCCCAGTCCAACCCACCCCGGAGATGCTTTCTCCACGGCCTCTCGGCCCCTCCCTGCCAGGCCCAGGGCCCGGCCCCGACGCGAACTCCGCTCGGCCGCCCGCTCCCGCCTCCTGCCCCTCAGCTCCACCCCGCCGCCCTTCACCCCGTAAGCCTCGGCCCCGCGGCGCTGCGCCCCTCCCATTAGGGAAAGAAATGTGCTTGATACCCTCTGCTGATCTCGGCGTCCGCCGCTGCCGCCACAGCAGGCGCTCAGCTCGAGGCCAGGCCttgccgccgccaccgccggcCGGCCTAGAGCTCGCCAGCCTCCgcttccctccccgccccctccttcTACCTCATACGGAAGCCCGCCCTACGCCTTCTCCCCCGGAACACGTTTCTCCAATCAACGAGCGGAGGCAGTGGCCGTCGCCGGATGTTGCTTTGATTGACAGCAGAGAGAACCCAATGGCTGAGTGTGCCTCCTTCTCCCCTTTACCAATTTCCCAAGACTGACACGGTCCACGGCCCAATAGGCATGTAGGCCCACCCCACGGCATGGGCCCACCAATAAAGTGGGGCGAAGGCGCTATCGCCCGGCGTTCGGGACCCCTCGGCCGTGCGCCCACCGCTCGCCGGCTGCAGGAGGTACTACAGGCTGAGCACGGAGTCAAGTTAATAGGCTGAGCGCTTCCAGTGCATTCTTTGGCGAGGGTATAAGGGCTTAGGGCTGGGAATGGGAGGTGGTATCGCCGCCGGAGTGCGGGGTCCCCCTCTTGAGGGTTCCCACGGTGACTTGCAAAAGTCCAGTGAGACCTGAAATGCTGAGATGGGGCACAGAGCATGTGTTTCGCGTGGTGGGGACGCTCGTGCCGCCATCTTGGGTGCTGGCAGCGGAAATCGCTCTCCCAGCTTCCGCTCCGCGCGGCCTGCGCGTTGGGCCGCTTGCCAGTAAGGGATCCTTACGCCGCCTGTCTCAGGCAAACCCTGCGGACGGTTTGCCACGACGGTGGTGGGACGTTGGGGTTATGAGGGATGTGGCATAATTAGTTATTTTTGTCATAATACAAACACCTTTTCTGTCTGTACCAAcccccgccaccccacccccctccgCCCAGCTTCCCACGCAGGTTAGTTTTGCTTTTCAGGAACTTTCCTCAGTTACTAGTGTTCTCCAGTCTCTTCTAGCCAACATCTTTGTGATTTCCAAACATTGGTTTGCCTCCAGCATCACCTTGGGAAGTTGTTAAACTTGCACATTTTGAGGCACCACACCAGAGGTTCTGATTCTTACCCTGGGGTGGCAGTCTGATAACCTCGCCCGTTTATTAAACAACTCGGTAGTTTTCATACAGCTGGTGCAAAGACCACTTTTAGGCAGTCACTGAGTTGGCGTTTGTAGTAAGTTGTTCCTAGCTGTGGGACAAAAGAGGCGTTGACTCAAATTCTTGACTCCCTGGAAGATCCTGCTGATCTAGTGGGCGAGCCATTGGTCCTCATACAACCAAGGACAAGGCCAACTGGTAATTTATTTGATGAGAACATCCAGTCCATCATGTGTTTGGAGAATTAGGCGGCTTAATTCTGGGTGGTTCACAGATTATAACGCACTTTCACCATGTAGGAGTATACAGCGTTGAATCCTCAGAAAACTAGTTACTCATTTCAAAGACAgattaaggggacttccctggtgatgcagtggttaagaatccgcctgccaatgcagggaacataggtttgagccctggtcggggaagatcccacatgccacggagctactgagcccaagtgccacaactactgaagcctgcgcccctagagcccttgctccgcaacaagagaagccaccgcaatgagaagcctgcgcacaataacaaagagtagcccccgttccccgcaactagagagagccgttgcgcagccaaaaataaataattaacaaaaaaaagatgGGTTCAGAGAgcacatgttttatttattcgtTTTACTATTTGTCACCCAGAAAATGCTAAAATATAAACCCCATGAGGACCAGAATTTAGTGCATTAACTGTTGAGTCTTCAaaacctaggacagtgcctgcaATAGCAGATACTCAATACTTGCCGGGAGTTCCCGGGAgttctagtggttaggattccagactttcactgccatggcctgagctcaacccctggtcggggaactgagatcccacaagcccacagcatggccaaaaataaataaataaataacatttcaactttaaaaaataaataagggacttccgtggtgccgcagtggttaagactctgcacttcccatgagaggggcctgggttcaatccctggtcagggaactagataccacatgcatgccgcagctaagagttcgcatgccacaactaaggagctggcgagccacagctaaggagcccgcctgccacaactaagacccggtgctaccaaataagtaaaatattttatggaagTTCCCTGGTGGGCTAGTGCTTAGGAttccgcgctttcactgcagaggccagggttcgatccctggttggggaaccatcccacatgccgccaaaatacaagaaataaaataaaatattttttaaataaataaataaataaaaagtact
This window of the Balaenoptera ricei isolate mBalRic1 chromosome 20, mBalRic1.hap2, whole genome shotgun sequence genome carries:
- the NFE2L1 gene encoding endoplasmic reticulum membrane sensor NFE2L1 isoform X1, with the translated sequence MLSLKKYLTEGLLQFTILLSLIGVRVDVDTYLTSQLPPLREIILGPSSAYTQTQFHNLRNTLDGYGIHPKSIDLDNYFTARRLLSQVRALDRFQVPTTEVNAWLVHRDPEGSVSGSQPSSGLALESSSGLQDVTGPDNGVRESETEQGFSEDLEDLGAVAPPVSGDLTKEDIDLIDILWRQDIDLGAGREIFDYSHRQKEQDVDKELRDGAEQEDTWPGEGAEALARNLLVDGETGESFPAQVPGGEDQTALSLEECLRLLEATCPFGENAEFPADISSITEAVPSESEPPGLQNNLLSPLLTGTESPFDLEQQWQDLMSIMEMQAMEVNTSTSEILYDAPPGDPLSTNYSLAPNTPINQNVSLHQASLGGCSQDFSLFSPEVESLPVAGSSTLLPLVPSNSTSLNSTFGSTNLAGLFFPPQLNGTANDTAGPELPDPLGGLLDEAMLDEISLMDLAIEEGFNPVQASQLEEEFDSDSGLSLDSSHSPSSLSSSEGSSSSSSSSSSSSSSSSSSSASSSASSSFSEEGAVGYSSDSETLDLEEAEGAVGYQPEYSKFCRMSYQDPAQLSCLPYLEHVGHNHTYNMAPSALDSADLPPPSTLKKGSKEKQADFLDKQMSRDEHRARAMKIPFTNDKIINLPVEEFNELLSKYQLSEAQLSLIRDIRRRGKNKMAAQNCRKRKLDTILNLERDVEDLQRDKARLLREKVEFLRSLRQMKQKVQSLYQEVFGRLRDENGQPYSPSQYALQYAGDGSVLLIPRTLADQQARRQERKPKDRRK
- the NFE2L1 gene encoding endoplasmic reticulum membrane sensor NFE2L1 isoform X2, encoding MLSLKKYLTEGLLQFTILLSLIGVRVDVDTYLTSQLPPLREIILGPSSAYTQTQFHNLRNTLDGYGIHPKSIDLDNYFTARRLLSQVRALDRFQVPTTEVNAWLVHRDPEGSVSGSQPSSGLALESSSGLQDVTGPDNGVRESETEQGFSEDLEDLGAVAPPVSGDLTKEDIDLGAGREIFDYSHRQKEQDVDKELRDGAEQEDTWPGEGAEALARNLLVDGETGESFPAQVPGGEDQTALSLEECLRLLEATCPFGENAEFPADISSITEAVPSESEPPGLQNNLLSPLLTGTESPFDLEQQWQDLMSIMEMQAMEVNTSTSEILYDAPPGDPLSTNYSLAPNTPINQNVSLHQASLGGCSQDFSLFSPEVESLPVAGSSTLLPLVPSNSTSLNSTFGSTNLAGLFFPPQLNGTANDTAGPELPDPLGGLLDEAMLDEISLMDLAIEEGFNPVQASQLEEEFDSDSGLSLDSSHSPSSLSSSEGSSSSSSSSSSSSSSSSSSSASSSASSSFSEEGAVGYSSDSETLDLEEAEGAVGYQPEYSKFCRMSYQDPAQLSCLPYLEHVGHNHTYNMAPSALDSADLPPPSTLKKGSKEKQADFLDKQMSRDEHRARAMKIPFTNDKIINLPVEEFNELLSKYQLSEAQLSLIRDIRRRGKNKMAAQNCRKRKLDTILNLERDVEDLQRDKARLLREKVEFLRSLRQMKQKVQSLYQEVFGRLRDENGQPYSPSQYALQYAGDGSVLLIPRTLADQQARRQERKPKDRRK